The Candidatus Nitrospira nitrosa genomic sequence GCGTGACGGATCTCACGGATTCAGCTGGAGTCACGGCGAAGAGCTACAGCTACGACGCCTATGGCACCATCCTCGAATCACCAGGCACGATCGAGCAGCCGGCCGACAGTAATAGGGTCAGATCTTGTCTTGTGCATGGAGAGTGCGGTAGTCTGTCAGGCATGGCTCGCCCCCTTCGTCTCGAATATGCTGGTGCGCTCTACCACGTCACCGCGCGAGGCAACGCCCGGCAAGATATCTTTCTGGATGACGACGACCGGCAGCGGTTCTTGGGCGTGCTCGATCGCGTTGTCTCCCGCTTTCATTTGTTGCTCCACGCCTACTGCCTGATGGACAATCACTTTCACCTGGTGGTGGAAACGCCCGAGGCCAATCTGTCCAAGGCCATGCGCCAACTCAACGGCGTCTATGCCCAGGTCTTCAACCGACGGCACCAGCGGGTCGGTCACGTCTTACAAGGCCGGTTTAAGGCGATTGTGGTGGAGCGAGAGGGCTACCTGTTGGAACTCTGCCGCTACGTGGTGCTCAACCCGGTGCGCGCTGGCCTCATCCGCCAGCCCAACACCTATCCCTGGTCCAGCTATCGTGCGACCGCAGGACTGGCGTCTGCACCGGCGTGTCTCACCGTAGACTGGCTCTTATCCCAGTTTGGCCGCCAGCGGTCAGCCGCCCAAACGAAGTATCGTGCGTTTGTAGCCGAGGGCATCGGACAAGAGTCCCCGTGGGAGCAGGTGCAAGGACAGGTGTTGCTCGGGAGCGACCGGTTTGTCGAACAACTCCGCCCGGGGCTTCAGGAGAAGCGACCGATGAAAGAGATTCCCCGGCAGCAACGGTTTGCCGACCGGCCGACCTTGCGCCAGTTATTTCCCGTCCGGTTCCGTGCCAACCGCACTCAACGCAATGAGACGATCCGCAGAGCCCACGTGGAGCATGGCTACAGCCTGTCAGACATCGGTCGCGTGCTAGACTTGCACTATTCGACCATCAGTCGCCTTGTGAGCGCGCAAGAACATCCGAATGCACAACACAAGATCTGACCCCAAATGTGGCATACGGAGTCCATGCTGGTCGATACTGTCCGACGTATTCTTGCAGACTAATTGGTGGACCCAGCGACTTAGCGTACAGTAACCCAGTGAGACGCCTGCACCATGTCACGGTATATGCTGCTGGTGAGAATGATGCACGATTCAAGATCTGACCCTAACTTGCTGTTCGAAAGGCGGATGATCATGAAAACGAAAGTGTTCTGCCTGTTGAGCATGGTCATGGTGCTTGCCTGCTCCCCACTCCGTGCCTTGGGAGAGATTTCGGAGTCACAGGCGATCGAACTCGCGAACAAAGAGGTCGAGAAATATTACATCAATCCTGCTCAGTGGCATATCCGTGCCGAAAAAGATCGGCGTGAGTGGCAAGCGACGCGCGAGGCCTGGGAACACTGGGTTGCCACCGTCGCACGAGGAGGTGTCGCTGTCTACAATGCAAGGATTGCGAAAATTGAGAACGCGATCAAGGGGCGGGAGGTGTGGTTTGTCACCTATAAGCGCATTATCCCTCCTGGGCAAGTTCCGCACCATAGCGAAGCCATTGTTTTTCTCGATGCCCAGACCGGACAAATCTTGGACGTCAAAAACCAAGAAGAGTAACCCCCACAACCTCACCAAAAGAAAAAGATAGGGTCTGTTCTTGGCTCTGCAGTGTTGGCAACTCCTCTGCTCTTGTAAAGTTCCACGCGACTGCTAGAATCGTGTCTCATGACCGCTGTCTGCTCGTCGTGTCCGCCGCGAAAAGTAGAATTCGAGTTACCCCTAACCTGCGACGAACTCACAGAGGGGTTCAGGTATGATCCCGCCTTGCAAGTCCAGCAGATTCTCCACCAGCTCGGGGCTACCAGGCCGACGATCAACCAAGCCGCCTACACCTACACTGGCGTGGGCAATCGCGAGAGCCTCACCGATCGCCGTGGCATCCAAAACTTTGGGTACGACAATCTCGATCGGCTGACTTCAGCCTCTCATCCTTTGCTTGGCACACCGCAATCATTCGCCTATGACGCCGTTGGAGCTTGACACAACGGGGGAACCGTACGCTTTCGAGTGGTGGGATGTAGAAACGTGGTGTAGAATATCGTTACGACTTTCTTTAGGAGGCTCGCATGGTACGGAGCAACCACGAACCGTCTTACCGAGCACGCGCGTTGAAATTACTCCCCTGGATTTGTGCCCACTGCGGGCGGGAGTTTGACGGCAAGAAACTGAGTCAGCTCACAATCCATCACAAAGACCACAACCATCACAATAATCCCCCCGACGGCAGCAACTGGGAGTTGCTCTGTCTCTACTGCCATGACAACGAACATCAACGCGATCAGGCCGGTCCTGGGCTAGACGACTCACCCTTGAGCCGTGAAGCCGATCGGCCGTTCACACCCTTCGCCCGACAGGCCAACCTACTCAAACGCAACAGGGCGGCCTGATCAAGCCCACCCAACCTCCTACGACAAATGCCGAAGCGCTAAAGAGAAACGGCCTCTCCTTCCGTAAGAAGAAGCGCCGCTACAGCAAACCACTCGACAAACAGCGCCACAAGATCGAAGTCATGTTCGGCCGCATCCAGGATTGGCGGCGCATTGCGATGCGGTACGACCGCTGCACCCACACGTTCTTTTCCGCCATCTGTCTCGCGGCCACCGTCATCTTCTCTCTCATCGAACGAGTCCTGAACTAGGTCTCCATCATCTCCAGCCTGACATCGCATTCATGTCCACAGGCCGTGCAGCGGATGTAGTCCGATTCGACGGCGAATTCGTCGGTGCGGATCCCCATACCTCCGCAATCCGGACATCGGACAAGCTGGACCCGCTCATCGTGAATCGTTTCGTAGTGAGCGCCGTGAAGACAATAGATCGGCTTTCCATCGAGCAGCCATGGCCGTCCTTGTTTATCGACGACCGGCAGGACGAGATAATGATGGTTCACGTAGGCTTCCAAGTCCTGCCGATTGGTGAACCTATTTTTGATCAACCGGCCTCCCAAGGCCTCGTAGAGCGCATGTCCTTTTACGATCGCCTTTGTCGGTCCCATAACTCCCTCCCCTCGCCAGCGATTGGGTTGTGCGCACACCCATCCTCCCCACTCCCACCGTCTCACCCGAACGTTCCCCCACACTCAAACCCACAAGGATCGAGCCAACACCATACCGTCATGCAGCTCGCCTGCGGATCGCTGACGGTTCTGGAATGCGATCACCCGATTCACCGGCATGTAACCGTGATGTCTGCCCCTCCTCCTTGTCATCCAAGGAAAGTAAACGGATACATCCTATCAACATGATCACCATGGCTGTGAGACCGATGACGATTCCCCAATATCCCCATGACATAGATCACCCTCTCGCGCCATACGACGCGAGTCCTCTGTGAAAGTGTTTGCACGGATCCCCGCCGTAGAAACTCCTCAGAGGTCTGTGCCTTACCGGCTTCTTTTGCGGTAGACAGACAGCATCAACCGGTCCTTGTGGGAATGTGAGACAGTATGAGGTGAGGGCCCGTCTGGTGAGGAACGCGCACCCGGCAAGTCCGAACCGTTGGAATTGTGCTCCACGGAGGACCATGATCACCACCTCCAGAATGAGGCGGCAGCGACGTGACAGTATTACCCTACTCCTGGATGGTACCGAGATCAAGGGGGTCCATCCTGTTTTGGTTTCGATCACCACGGTTCAAGGTTATCGACCCTCCACATGTGAGCCAACGGATCTCTCCTCTCAGAACAGTGCTTCGCAATTCCTCTATTTCAACAGTGGCGGTCCTGACGCAAGAATTGATACAGTGCAGCCATGGAGTCTGAAGAACAGATCACCGTTACCGAACTCCGGCTCAGCTACCGGTACATCAAGGATCATCCATGGGTGGTCACGGCCATCAACGGCTTTCTCTCCGCTTACTTCATGGAACAGCCGAGCTTTCGTGTGCAACGTCACTTTGACGAATTGGAATCCGGCATGCACGTCTGGATCTGTGATGTGCCGAGTACGATGAAAATGACGACGCTCTTACGACGGTTGCAAGCGGATATTCCGCCCTGCCGATATAGTCATGTCACACCGGAGCCGACCAGCCCCCCTCAATATGTCATCGATGCGCATAAC encodes the following:
- a CDS encoding transposase; its protein translation is MPGLSSTLTLLVPASAYDERAEGFRYDPASQVTNILHQLTASATQINKADYLYNGVGNRTSLTDRRGIQNFGYDTLDRLTSASHPLLGTAQAFAYDPVGNRTTAGNVTNAGNQLTADATHSYQYDDNGNLTRKTLLATGTYTQYSYDAENRLVKVEDFVAGNPTPAFTSTYRYDGLGRRIEKVANGQTKRYVYDGEDILLEYDGSNVLQARYTHGPGIDEPIAVTKGGNTYFYHQDGLGSVTDLTDSAGVTAKSYSYDAYGTILESPGTIEQPADSNRVRSCLVHGECGSLSGMARPLRLEYAGALYHVTARGNARQDIFLDDDDRQRFLGVLDRVVSRFHLLLHAYCLMDNHFHLVVETPEANLSKAMRQLNGVYAQVFNRRHQRVGHVLQGRFKAIVVEREGYLLELCRYVVLNPVRAGLIRQPNTYPWSSYRATAGLASAPACLTVDWLLSQFGRQRSAAQTKYRAFVAEGIGQESPWEQVQGQVLLGSDRFVEQLRPGLQEKRPMKEIPRQQRFADRPTLRQLFPVRFRANRTQRNETIRRAHVEHGYSLSDIGRVLDLHYSTISRLVSAQEHPNAQHKI
- a CDS encoding YajD family HNH nuclease: MVRSNHEPSYRARALKLLPWICAHCGREFDGKKLSQLTIHHKDHNHHNNPPDGSNWELLCLYCHDNEHQRDQAGPGLDDSPLSREADRPFTPFARQANLLKRNRAA